The Kocuria flava nucleotide sequence GCCAACGGCTGCGCCATGGCCTGCGCGTACTGCTACGTGCCGCGGCGCAAGGGCTACAGCAACCCCGTCACGGTCTTCGCGAACATCGAGCAGATCACCGGCTACCTCGACCGGCACATCCGCCGGCAGGGGGCCAAGCAGGAGCCGAACCAGTGCGATCCCGCCGCGTGGGTCTACGACCTGGGCGAGAACAGCGACTGCTCCGTGGACGCGCTGCTGAGCGAGAACGTCCGCGACCTGGTCGAGCTCTTCCGCCGGCACCCGACCGCGAAGGCGTCCTTCGCGACCAAGTACGTCAACCGTCAGCTGCTGGACTGGGACCCGCAGGGCCGGACCCGCGTGCGGTTCTCCCTCATGCCGGCGCACCTGGCCAAGCTCACCGACATCCGCACCACGCCCGTCCCCGAGCGGATCGCGGCGATCGACGACTTCGTGGCGGCGGGCTACGAGGTGCACGTGAACTTCTCCCCCGTCATCGTCACCGACACCTGGCTGCAGGACTGGGCGGAGCTCCTCGACCAGCTCGACGCCGCGCTGAGCCCCGCGGCCAAGGAGCAGCTGGCTGCGGAGGTCATCTTCCTGACGCACAACGCCCAGCTGCACGAGGTCAACGAGCAGTGGCACCCCCGCGCCGAGGAGGTGCTGTGGCGGCCCGACCTCCAGGAGACGAAGCGGTCGCAGAACGGCGCGCTGAACGTGCGCTACCGGTTCCGGGACAAGCAGCGCCACCTCGAGCAGTTCCTGGAGCTGGTGCACCGGAAGCTGCCGTACTGCGAGGTGCGCTATGCCTTCTGATCCGAGGTTCCCCGACCCGCTGCCCTCCGGCCCGTGCCTCAGACCACCCGCGGGTTGGTGTCGCCCGGCAGCCCCGAGACCGTGGTCAGCAGGAAGACGGAGTCCTCGACGGCCTCGACGGTGTGCCGGGAGCCCGTGAGGGAGAGCAGCTCGCCCGGGGTGAGCTCCTCGGCGAGCTGCCCGCGCTTGAGCACCCGCACCCGGCCCCGCAGCAGCTGCAGGGTCGCGGCGGGCGGGGCGTCGTGCTCGGCGAGCTCCGTGCCGGCGCGCAGTGCCATCACGGTCTGGCGCAGGGGCCCGTCGTGCACCACCTGCTCGGCGCCGCGGCCGGCGGACGAGGTCAGGGCCTTCGCGAGCATGGTGCCGGCGACGTCGTGGAGGTCGGGCATCGCTCCTCCTGGAGTGGGATCGGGGCTGCGGTCGGGAACGAGCCTGCAACCGGAAACGGTCCTGCGCTCAGTATCGGGAACGGGACCGTCGTCGGCAACGGACCGGCAGCCGGGCGCGGGCTCCGTGCCGCGTCAGGACGATCTCGGCCCCCGCCCGGCGGGGTCGTCCGTCACAGCAGGGCTCCTTCCAGCCGCAGCAGGAACTCCTTGCGGGCCATGCCGCCGGCGTAGCCCGTGAGCCGGCCGCCGGCGCCCACCACGCGGTGGCACGGCACGAGCAGGCTCACCGGGTTGCGGCCGTTGGCGGCGCCCACGGCCTGCGCCGCGCGCGGAGCGCCGATCTCGCGGGCGATCCGGCCGTAGGTGGCCGTGGTGCCGTAGCCCACGCCGGCCAGCGCACGCCACACCCGCTGCTGGAACGGGGTGCCGTGGAGGACGACGTCGGCCTCGAACTCGGTCAGCCGTCCGGCGAAGTACTCGTCCAGCTGCGCCCGGACGTGCGGCAGGGCGTCGTCGTCGCGCGGGCCGAAGGAGGCGGGCACCGGACCCTGGCGGGCGCCCTCGACGGAGAGGGCCGCGAGCGCGCCGTCCTCGTCGACCAGGGCGAGCGGGCCGATCGGGGAGTCCACGAGTGCGTGGCGGCGGCCGGTGGACGGAGCCCCCGTACCGGGGCGCAGCGTCAGTCCCATGCCCTGATCCTACGCCCGGCCCGGACGCTCCCGCGGGGTGCGGGCCAGCGTGTACGAGGGCTCCCGGAGGCGGTGGGTCCACCCGTAGTTGCGGGCCCCGACCGGGACGTTGAGGAGCGGGTCGAAGCGCTCGTCGGGGCCGAACGGCGCGCCCGGTCGCAGCTCCAGGGTGCCGAAGCGCTGCCACGGCCCCGTGGGAGTGGCCCAGAGCAGGTCCAGCACCCACGGGTTGCCGGCGAGCGATTGCCGGAAGCTATCGGGGCTCGTGGCCAGCGGCTGCTCCCGCGACTCGGGACGGGCCGCGACGAGCACCGGCCCCCGGTCGCCGCGGTAGGGCATGAAGGACGCGAACGCGCTCTCCGGCACGCGGCGGTGGAAGGTCGGGACGAAGCGGGAGAGCCGGCCCTCCCCTGCGGTGGCGAGGAGGACGTCGGCACGGTCACCCGGCTCGGCGCCGGGCACCCGCAGGGCGAGGCCCAGGATGTCGGGCCAGCCGTGCGGGAAGCCGAAGGAGCGGGAGAAGCGCGCCCGCACGGGGTCCTGCCCCGGCTCGTCGATCCAGCGGATGCCGCTCGCACCGCCGGTCCGCAGCAGCGTGCCCTCGAGCCCGGCCCCTTCCGTGTGGATGGGCCGGTGCGGGCGGAAGCGCTTGAGCACTGCGAACGGGGCCGTGGCGACGGTGCCGAGGACGGCGCTGACAGGTGCGGGCGTCATGACCCCCACGCTACCCGGGCCGCTGGAGGAGAGGCCACGGCCGGCCGGGGAGCTCCCACCACCGCCCTGGGACGGCCGCACCACCGCCGACCAGGGGAACAGCGCCACCGCCGGAGCACAGCGGTGGCCGGGCGGGACCACGCACGTGGCAGACCGGAGTACGGACCGTGCGAGCGGAACCTCCCCGCTCGCCCAGCCGCCGGGGCTCAGCGGATGCGGACGCGGATCGGCCCCCGGGCGGTGCGGCCGTCCACGACCGCACCTTTCTGGGTGATCTCCACCAGGCGCTCGTCGGCGAGCCGGCACGCCTGAGCGCGCACGGGTTCCATGAGCGTCCGCCAGTCGTCCGCGTCGAGGGCGCGCGCCGCCTCGGAGGGACAGATCGTCCGCTCCGGGCCCCGGCTCCGGGCGAGCTCCAGCAGCACGGAGCGCATGCGCTCGGGGGTGGGGGTGTCGGTCATGTCGGACCCGTTCTCCAGGCTCGTCGGGACGGTGCGGGACAGGGCCGTCCCAGCCTTCCAGAGCGCGGGTCCGCGAGCCAGCACCGGTGATCGGCACAGGCAGTCGGCACCGGCAGTCGGCACTGCGGTCGCTGCGGCACCGGCCGCGCTGCCGCAGCGACGGAGACCGTCAGAACGGTGGGGGATCGCCGTTGAGCGTCCGTGGCTCGTCCACGGACGACGGACCGCGCCCCGGCCGTGACGGCTCGTCGACCGGGGACCTCGACCCCGCACGGGTCGAGGGCGCGGTCCCCGCGCTGATCCTGGCTGTGGACCCCACGCCGCCCTGCGGTGCGAGCCCCGAGCCGACCGGCGATGCGAGCCCCGCGCCGACCGTGGTGGTGGACCCCGAGCCGACCGGGGACGCGGACCCTGCCCCGACCGCGGGCGCGGTCCCTGTGCCGGTCGACGATGTGGACCCCGAGCCAGCCGGCGGTGTGGAACCCGTGCCCACCGGCGCTGCGGCCCCCGAGCCGACCGGGGTCGTGCAGCGAGCGGTGCCGGACGAGCGCCCCGGCGCAACGGGCAGGGAGCCGAGGACCTGCGGGAGCGTGCGGTAGACACGACCGGCGGGCGACGTCCACTCCAGCACGCCGTCGCCCGGGACGCCGGGTGGACAGCCGCCCCCACCGCCCGGCGGCAAGGGCTCCGGACTCCGAGGTCGGACCTGCCGGACCCGCCAGGCCCCGAACGGGCCTCTGCGGTGCTTGAGGAGATGGTGGCCGCGGCACAGGTGGGCGAGGTTGTGGGCGGCGGTCGTGCCGCCGTCCTCCCAGGCCAGCGTGTGGTCGAGGTCGCAGCGTTCGGCCCGGCGCCGGCAGCCGGGGAAGCGGCAGGTTCCGTCACGGAGCCGCAGTCGCCGCCGCAGGTCGGCGGGGACCGCGTAGGTGCGACGGTCGTGGTCGAGGACCACTCCGGTGACCGGGTCGGTGAGCACCCGCGCCCAGGAGGGGGCCGCCGCGGCGATCTCCGCGATCTGCGCCACCGTCACCGGGCCGAAACCGCCCAGGTCGGCGCAGCCGTTCCACGGCGCGCCCGGAGCGGAGCGCTGATGCCGCTGCGCGTGGTCGAGCAGGGCCAGGGCGGGAACGGTGACGGTGACCTGACCACGGATCCCCCGGAGGTGCCCCGGCCACCGGGCGGGCTCGCCCTCGAGCAGCAGGTCCGCCAGAATGTCCGCTCGCCGCTGGGCGGCGCTGCGCCGGACGGACGGATGGGACGGATCGACGCCCGCGGGCTCCAGCTGCTCGAGGAGGTCGGCCGCAGGCGAGCCGGCCGCAGAAGAGGCGGCGACAGAAGAGGCGGCGGCCGCGGTGCCGCAGGAGCCGGGCGCACCACCGGGGTGTCCCGGGGCGTCCGCCTGGGCCGCCGCCAGGACCTCGAGCCGGTCCAGGACGGCCGCGGCCACGGGCGCCTCCAGGACCGCGCACAGCTGGGCCATCCCGTCCTCCACGGGCTCCACCCACACCCTCCGGCGGGCCCGGGCCGCACGGTGCGCCGCCTCGAGCCCCGCCTGCAGTCCGGCCCGCCGCGCCCGGGCGACCGCCCGCAGCTGGGCCGCGGTCGAGTCCGGCGCCCGGTCGAGCAGCTCCCGGACCGCCCTGCGCACGGCCGGTTCGGCGGGGCGCCGGTCGGCCGGCAGACCGGGATGTTCCACCAGGTCCTGCCACAGCGCGATGACGACGCGGGCCTGCGCCACGCCCACGGCGCCGTGCTCCAGCTCGACGAGGACCTCGGGCAGGTGCTCACCGAGCGTGATCGCCTCCCGCACCCGTCCCATGGCCGTCACGGACGGCAGCCGCAGCGCCGGGGCGGCCTCCTCGGCGACGTCGAGGAGCGCCTGCTCCTCCGCCTGCGCGGACGAGGGGACGGCCACGACCGCTCCTGCGCGCAGCCACGCCGCCTGGGCCTGCCAGCTCAGCTCCTGCTCCCGGCGTGCGAGCTCCCAGAGCCGGTGGAGCAAGCGGTACTGCGCCCCGGCGGCCCGCGCCTCGTCCTGCCAGGCCTCCGTCAGGGCCGTC carries:
- a CDS encoding spore photoproduct lyase family protein → MPSDPSMVDITRIYYEPAAAALPRGREVLERWPDATLVEVPSHWQIPELHGDEANVRRWVRIKREALVLGVKKSLAARPNGRSADFIAPSTANGCAMACAYCYVPRRKGYSNPVTVFANIEQITGYLDRHIRRQGAKQEPNQCDPAAWVYDLGENSDCSVDALLSENVRDLVELFRRHPTAKASFATKYVNRQLLDWDPQGRTRVRFSLMPAHLAKLTDIRTTPVPERIAAIDDFVAAGYEVHVNFSPVIVTDTWLQDWAELLDQLDAALSPAAKEQLAAEVIFLTHNAQLHEVNEQWHPRAEEVLWRPDLQETKRSQNGALNVRYRFRDKQRHLEQFLELVHRKLPYCEVRYAF
- a CDS encoding methylated-DNA--[protein]-cysteine S-methyltransferase → MGLTLRPGTGAPSTGRRHALVDSPIGPLALVDEDGALAALSVEGARQGPVPASFGPRDDDALPHVRAQLDEYFAGRLTEFEADVVLHGTPFQQRVWRALAGVGYGTTATYGRIAREIGAPRAAQAVGAANGRNPVSLLVPCHRVVGAGGRLTGYAGGMARKEFLLRLEGALL
- a CDS encoding DUF3253 domain-containing protein gives rise to the protein MTDTPTPERMRSVLLELARSRGPERTICPSEAARALDADDWRTLMEPVRAQACRLADERLVEITQKGAVVDGRTARGPIRVRIR
- a CDS encoding HNH endonuclease signature motif containing protein codes for the protein MTALTEAWQDEARAAGAQYRLLHRLWELARREQELSWQAQAAWLRAGAVVAVPSSAQAEEQALLDVAEEAAPALRLPSVTAMGRVREAITLGEHLPEVLVELEHGAVGVAQARVVIALWQDLVEHPGLPADRRPAEPAVRRAVRELLDRAPDSTAAQLRAVARARRAGLQAGLEAAHRAARARRRVWVEPVEDGMAQLCAVLEAPVAAAVLDRLEVLAAAQADAPGHPGGAPGSCGTAAAASSVAASSAAGSPAADLLEQLEPAGVDPSHPSVRRSAAQRRADILADLLLEGEPARWPGHLRGIRGQVTVTVPALALLDHAQRHQRSAPGAPWNGCADLGGFGPVTVAQIAEIAAAAPSWARVLTDPVTGVVLDHDRRTYAVPADLRRRLRLRDGTCRFPGCRRRAERCDLDHTLAWEDGGTTAAHNLAHLCRGHHLLKHRRGPFGAWRVRQVRPRSPEPLPPGGGGGCPPGVPGDGVLEWTSPAGRVYRTLPQVLGSLPVAPGRSSGTARCTTPVGSGAAAPVGTGSTPPAGSGSTSSTGTGTAPAVGAGSASPVGSGSTTTVGAGLASPVGSGLAPQGGVGSTARISAGTAPSTRAGSRSPVDEPSRPGRGPSSVDEPRTLNGDPPPF